A stretch of the Kroppenstedtia eburnea genome encodes the following:
- a CDS encoding DUF2512 family protein — translation MNFLLKVVIYMTVLHGIHLLLDGLDYSTILAPVGVVLFLATVGHFADRWVLPLLGNPLSTLAGGSFMVAVIWGSQFLFPGSHVRFPVALLAGVVLGGVEYRMHRDILGRKERV, via the coding sequence GTGAATTTTCTTCTCAAAGTGGTGATCTATATGACCGTTCTCCACGGAATTCACCTGCTGCTGGATGGATTGGACTATTCCACCATCCTGGCGCCGGTGGGAGTCGTCCTCTTCCTGGCCACGGTGGGCCATTTTGCCGACCGGTGGGTGTTGCCTCTGCTGGGGAATCCCCTGTCCACCCTCGCCGGCGGTTCCTTTATGGTGGCCGTCATCTGGGGAAGCCAGTTCCTGTTTCCCGGCTCCCATGTCCGTTTCCCGGTGGCCCTGTTGGCCGGTGTCGTCCTGGGCGGGGTGGAATACCGGATGCATAGGGACATCCTGGGGAGAAAGGAGAGGGTCTGA
- a CDS encoding MurR/RpiR family transcriptional regulator: MLDGGLIRLKEVLTELKPSERRVADYILARPEQVVQMSVHKLAELSGVSEATVIRLTRSLSMSGYQELKLRIAGDLPKKTVSDGYQEIRLGGTVESIITAVSNNNQQSIHDTVSLLSVEEVTRAAEVMSTARKIDVYGVGASAVIAYDLKQKLSRINWWCEAHSDFHAQLTSAVTLTEGDVAFGISYSGKTEDIIQSLTEAKRQGATLISLTKFGKSPVSDAADIRLFTSYVEQNIRSGAMASRIAQLNVIDVLFVTIVSQLHEEIIPRLEKTRLAVSRTKRM; the protein is encoded by the coding sequence GTGTTGGACGGTGGACTGATCCGATTGAAAGAAGTCCTCACGGAGTTAAAGCCATCAGAACGAAGAGTGGCCGATTATATCCTGGCCCGACCGGAACAGGTGGTGCAGATGTCCGTGCACAAACTGGCGGAGTTGAGCGGTGTGTCGGAAGCCACCGTGATCCGATTGACCCGTTCTCTCAGCATGAGCGGGTACCAGGAGCTGAAACTTCGCATCGCCGGAGATTTGCCGAAAAAAACCGTCTCCGACGGCTATCAGGAAATCAGACTGGGCGGCACGGTGGAATCGATCATCACCGCCGTCAGCAATAACAATCAGCAATCGATTCACGATACGGTCTCCCTCCTGTCCGTCGAGGAAGTGACGCGGGCCGCCGAAGTGATGTCAACAGCGAGGAAGATCGACGTCTACGGAGTGGGGGCTTCGGCTGTGATCGCATATGATCTGAAGCAGAAACTATCCCGCATCAATTGGTGGTGTGAAGCCCATTCCGATTTTCATGCACAACTCACTTCAGCTGTCACGCTGACCGAGGGGGATGTGGCCTTCGGGATTTCCTATTCGGGAAAGACGGAGGACATTATTCAATCCCTGACCGAGGCAAAGCGGCAGGGTGCTACCCTCATCAGCCTGACCAAATTCGGAAAATCCCCTGTTTCCGATGCTGCCGACATCCGTCTGTTCACCAGCTACGTGGAACAAAACATCCGCAGCGGCGCGATGGCCTCCCGCATCGCCCAGCTGAATGTGATCGATGTCCTGTTCGTCACCATAGTCAGCCAACTGCACGAAGAGATCATCCCCCGCTTGGAAAAGACCCGTCTGGCCGTCAGCAGAACGAAACGGATGTAA
- a CDS encoding tetratricopeptide repeat protein, with amino-acid sequence MGKFFSFWILWMLTGNPFIALLILLVIIYFLDRRFVGIFPSVTRPFRRNSQLRKLRHSLQLNPHNTSDKRELARLLMEKKRFRQALPYLEEVLKVIPESAEIRADIGLCCLKLGDLERGEQMMLDALERDPRVHYGEPHLRLGEAFSSSDQEKSLHHLDQFRKIQSSSSEAYYRLGRLYAQMNRREESREAFREAIAIYRSLPKYKKRTERPWALRARFRLIF; translated from the coding sequence ATGGGTAAATTCTTTTCATTCTGGATTCTGTGGATGCTGACCGGAAATCCTTTCATTGCCCTGTTGATCCTGCTCGTCATCATCTATTTTCTGGACAGGCGCTTTGTCGGGATCTTTCCCAGTGTCACCCGTCCTTTCCGGCGAAACAGCCAACTTCGGAAATTGAGACATTCTCTTCAGCTCAATCCTCACAACACATCAGACAAAAGGGAACTGGCCCGTCTGCTCATGGAGAAAAAGCGGTTCCGGCAGGCACTGCCCTATCTGGAGGAAGTTCTGAAGGTCATCCCGGAATCGGCGGAGATCCGGGCGGATATCGGGCTGTGCTGTCTGAAGCTGGGCGATTTGGAGCGGGGGGAGCAGATGATGCTCGACGCTCTGGAACGGGACCCCCGGGTCCATTACGGAGAGCCCCATCTTCGCCTGGGAGAAGCTTTCAGCTCTTCAGATCAGGAAAAATCCCTCCATCACCTGGATCAGTTTCGTAAGATCCAGTCCTCTTCCAGTGAAGCCTACTACCGACTCGGCCGCTTGTATGCACAGATGAATCGCCGGGAAGAAAGCAGGGAGGCTTTTCGCGAGGCGATCGCGATCTACCGCTCGCTTCCCAAATACAAAAAACGGACGGAACGCCCCTGGGCTCTGCGTGCCCGCTTCCGCCTGATTTTTTAG
- a CDS encoding DoxX family protein gives MDEGLLVIRLVFGLSMAAHGAQKLFGWFGGHGLKGTGQFFESIGIRPGIMMALLGGLGEFVGGLLLAAGVWMPVACALFVVTMLVAIVKVHGKNGYWATSGGIEYNLAIIAVAVGLALTGPGTYTLF, from the coding sequence ATGGATGAAGGACTTCTTGTTATTCGTCTGGTATTTGGCCTGTCGATGGCCGCCCATGGTGCGCAAAAACTGTTTGGGTGGTTCGGCGGCCACGGGTTGAAAGGAACCGGTCAATTTTTTGAATCCATCGGCATCCGTCCCGGCATCATGATGGCTCTGCTGGGAGGACTGGGGGAATTTGTCGGCGGTCTGCTGTTGGCCGCAGGAGTTTGGATGCCCGTCGCTTGCGCCCTGTTTGTGGTGACCATGTTGGTGGCTATCGTCAAAGTTCACGGTAAAAACGGATACTGGGCCACTTCAGGTGGGATCGAGTATAACCTGGCCATCATCGCCGTCGCTGTCGGGCTCGCCCTGACCGGCCCCGGTACCTATACCCTGTTCTGA
- a CDS encoding TcaA 3rd/4th domain-containing protein: protein MDILNDVKKTEAYKKAMTFVRRNKPIVFSGLVIILIIIAISIKAFSNDDPDQVIKDFSQAVRQDDIDALEDLISLDDKEMELDEKKLQQFIDLCQNSPGYFKQQMWQLDAQKSIHDSKSEMSTENPLYGTDAVSLSDIKKMGSYYLKKEEGLFFDSYKIGVRPYYITVSTNKPDAAIKMDGEEIFKSTKKRLKKRIGPLMPGEYHFTGSKKFPYAKVTNKKVADLFMDDGEHGETEVSLNLSGKKIEIESSFSDTQVFVGKKKVGKVEDLKKFGPVSEDGSIKIYGEKEFPWGRSKSPEKKVTENTESIDVTPMPFADKKGKQSLIDTINTFAKERISAQVKLNPSVFTVAGDNVVKEYTEEIEKTKEWSFKDPLKGKALGTRIDFGYIEFTKEDGLYTVKLPVEFHDKTNESEYGGINEDNPLREHFEEMEVTLVYDEKKKKWFVAATRDLDGWGEDSDYFKGRDVEKSEFN, encoded by the coding sequence ATGGATATTTTGAATGACGTGAAAAAAACAGAGGCATACAAAAAAGCAATGACTTTCGTTCGACGCAACAAGCCGATCGTTTTTTCCGGTTTGGTCATTATTCTTATTATCATCGCGATCAGCATCAAAGCTTTCTCCAACGATGATCCTGATCAAGTCATTAAAGATTTTTCTCAAGCCGTAAGACAAGATGATATTGACGCCTTGGAAGATCTGATTTCTCTCGACGATAAAGAGATGGAGCTCGATGAAAAGAAACTACAGCAGTTCATCGATTTATGCCAAAATAGTCCCGGTTATTTCAAACAGCAAATGTGGCAGTTGGATGCGCAAAAGAGCATCCATGATTCAAAATCAGAGATGTCAACCGAAAACCCTCTTTACGGAACCGATGCGGTTTCCCTATCCGACATCAAAAAAATGGGATCGTACTATTTGAAGAAGGAGGAGGGACTCTTCTTCGATTCATACAAAATCGGAGTTCGTCCTTATTATATTACGGTATCGACCAATAAACCTGATGCGGCGATCAAGATGGACGGAGAGGAAATTTTCAAAAGCACCAAAAAGAGATTGAAAAAGAGAATCGGGCCCTTGATGCCAGGTGAATATCACTTTACCGGATCGAAGAAATTTCCTTATGCAAAGGTGACGAACAAAAAAGTTGCAGACTTATTTATGGACGACGGCGAACATGGAGAAACTGAAGTATCCCTGAATTTGTCGGGGAAAAAAATTGAGATTGAATCCAGCTTTTCTGATACTCAAGTATTCGTAGGAAAGAAAAAAGTGGGCAAGGTTGAGGATTTGAAGAAGTTTGGACCGGTATCCGAGGATGGCTCCATCAAAATTTACGGAGAAAAAGAGTTTCCTTGGGGTCGATCGAAAAGTCCAGAGAAAAAGGTAACCGAGAATACCGAATCCATAGATGTCACGCCAATGCCCTTTGCTGATAAAAAAGGAAAACAAAGTCTGATCGATACGATCAATACCTTTGCCAAAGAGAGGATCTCGGCCCAAGTCAAGCTGAACCCCTCTGTTTTTACAGTGGCAGGTGACAATGTTGTCAAAGAGTACACGGAAGAGATAGAGAAGACGAAGGAGTGGAGTTTTAAGGATCCGCTGAAAGGAAAGGCTTTGGGAACTCGAATCGATTTCGGATATATCGAATTCACAAAAGAAGACGGACTGTACACAGTGAAATTACCGGTAGAGTTCCACGACAAAACCAATGAAAGTGAATATGGCGGTATCAATGAGGATAACCCGCTGAGAGAGCATTTCGAAGAAATGGAAGTAACATTAGTATATGATGAGAAAAAAAAGAAATGGTTTGTGGCTGCTACCAGAGATCTTGATGGCTGGGGGGAGGATTCTGACTATTTTAAGGGGAGGGATGTAGAAAAGAGCGAATTTAATTGA
- a CDS encoding bifunctional metallophosphatase/5'-nucleotidase, with protein MNQRLSKRICALAACALALGLIALPGAQAAGHGKKTHLTIMSTSDLHGNIMPHDYVDNSPADHGLAKIATLVKQVRKRNPNALLFDSGDTIQGSPMAYYHARIDNRPIDPMMLTMNHLGYDAMAIGNHEYNYGPAVFEKAMGEARFPWLSANTVKKGSGEVYTKPYKIIKMPGGLRVGVLGLTTQFVPQWENPDNIQHLDFVDVVDTAKKWVPIMKKKEKADVIFVSYHGGLEHQKGADGEIIPLPETTGENQVYQLATQVKDIDVILAGHMHTPLEDVRVNGVLITEPNMWGTHLSVVDMDLIKEKGRWIVQNKKAQLLESSAVESDRETIQRIEDYEKKTQEFLDTPVGKIDGDMTVHDPLYTRTHDTELIEFLNRVQMHYSGAEIASTSLFSNQVPGLPSEVTTRDILSTYIYPNTLKVIRVSGQDIKDALEQTAKYFKQNSGSDPIEVNPDYISPKPQHYNYDMWEGIRYTIDVSKPEGQRIVELTDLEGQPLQPDKEYEVALNNYRAGGGGGYDMFKGKPVVRDINLEISELITNYIREQGTVTAVKDDNWKIIGAQVD; from the coding sequence ATGAACCAGCGCCTTTCCAAAAGGATTTGCGCCCTGGCGGCCTGCGCCCTCGCCCTCGGACTCATCGCCTTGCCCGGTGCCCAGGCCGCCGGCCACGGCAAGAAAACACACCTCACCATCATGTCCACCAGTGACCTGCATGGGAACATCATGCCCCACGATTATGTGGACAATTCCCCGGCGGATCACGGTCTGGCCAAAATCGCCACCTTGGTCAAACAAGTGAGAAAGCGAAACCCGAACGCTCTTCTTTTTGACAGTGGTGACACCATCCAGGGCTCCCCCATGGCATACTACCATGCCCGGATCGACAACCGGCCCATCGATCCCATGATGCTGACCATGAACCATCTGGGATACGATGCGATGGCCATCGGCAATCACGAATACAATTACGGCCCCGCGGTCTTTGAAAAAGCGATGGGGGAAGCCCGGTTCCCCTGGCTGTCCGCCAACACGGTGAAAAAAGGCAGCGGTGAAGTGTACACCAAACCCTATAAAATCATCAAGATGCCCGGCGGACTGAGAGTGGGCGTCCTCGGTTTGACCACCCAGTTCGTTCCGCAATGGGAGAATCCCGACAACATCCAACATCTGGACTTTGTCGACGTGGTGGATACCGCCAAAAAATGGGTCCCCATCATGAAGAAAAAAGAGAAAGCGGATGTCATCTTCGTCTCCTACCACGGAGGGCTGGAACACCAAAAAGGAGCTGACGGCGAGATTATCCCTCTGCCGGAGACCACCGGTGAAAATCAGGTATACCAACTGGCCACCCAGGTGAAGGACATCGATGTCATCCTGGCGGGACACATGCATACCCCCCTGGAGGATGTCCGGGTCAACGGCGTCCTGATCACCGAACCCAACATGTGGGGCACCCATCTGTCCGTGGTGGACATGGATCTGATCAAGGAAAAGGGAAGATGGATCGTTCAGAACAAAAAGGCACAGTTGCTGGAATCCTCTGCGGTGGAATCCGATCGGGAAACGATCCAACGGATCGAAGACTATGAGAAAAAAACCCAGGAATTCCTCGACACACCGGTGGGAAAAATCGACGGGGACATGACCGTTCATGATCCGCTGTACACGCGGACCCACGATACCGAGCTGATCGAATTTCTCAACCGGGTGCAGATGCATTACAGCGGAGCGGAGATCGCTTCCACCTCCCTCTTTTCCAACCAGGTTCCCGGATTGCCCTCCGAGGTGACCACCCGGGACATTTTAAGCACCTACATCTATCCCAACACCCTCAAGGTGATCCGGGTCTCCGGACAGGATATCAAAGATGCTCTGGAACAGACGGCGAAATACTTCAAACAGAACAGCGGTTCCGATCCCATCGAAGTAAATCCGGACTACATTTCCCCCAAACCTCAACATTACAACTACGATATGTGGGAAGGCATCCGCTACACCATCGACGTCTCCAAGCCGGAGGGGCAACGGATCGTGGAACTGACCGACCTGGAAGGACAACCCCTCCAACCGGACAAAGAATATGAAGTGGCTCTCAACAACTACCGTGCCGGGGGCGGTGGCGGATATGACATGTTCAAAGGCAAACCTGTCGTCCGGGACATCAATCTGGAGATTTCCGAGTTGATCACCAACTATATCCGTGAACAAGGCACCGTCACTGCTGTCAAAGATGACAACTGGAAGATCATCGGAGCCCAAGTGGACTGA
- a CDS encoding 4-hydroxy-3-methylbut-2-enyl diphosphate reductase: protein MDVLRITPRGYCYGVVDAMVLAREAAKNLDLPRPIYILGMIVHNRHVVEAFEEDGIITLDGKNRLELLEDVDEGTVIFTAHGVSPEVRQRAREKGLTVVDATCPDVTRTHDLIREKVAEGYEVAYIGKKGHPEPEGAIGVAPDHVHLVETEEDVEHLQITSEKVLITNQTTMSQWDTRHLMKKIKEKYAHAEIVNEICLATQERQEAVAEQAKKTEMVIVVGDPRSNNSRRLAQVAREVAGVEAHRVNEVTEIDIEWLKGKSYVGVTAGASTPTPITREVIKFLEQFDENDPSTWEPERTVRKDKLLPPVRKKRATKEAK, encoded by the coding sequence ATGGACGTGTTGCGAATTACCCCCCGTGGTTATTGTTATGGGGTGGTGGATGCCATGGTGCTGGCCCGCGAAGCAGCCAAGAACCTGGATCTTCCCCGTCCCATATACATTTTGGGAATGATTGTTCATAACCGTCATGTGGTGGAAGCATTTGAGGAGGATGGGATCATCACTCTGGACGGGAAAAACCGGCTGGAGTTGCTGGAAGATGTGGATGAGGGAACGGTGATTTTCACCGCCCACGGCGTGTCCCCTGAAGTCCGTCAACGGGCCCGGGAAAAAGGGCTCACCGTGGTGGATGCCACCTGCCCCGATGTCACCCGTACCCATGATCTGATCAGGGAAAAGGTGGCGGAAGGATACGAGGTCGCCTATATCGGGAAAAAAGGGCACCCTGAACCGGAAGGGGCGATCGGAGTGGCCCCGGATCATGTCCACTTGGTGGAAACGGAGGAAGATGTGGAACATCTTCAAATTACCTCCGAAAAAGTGCTGATCACCAATCAGACGACGATGAGTCAGTGGGATACCCGACATTTGATGAAAAAAATCAAGGAGAAGTATGCCCACGCCGAAATTGTCAACGAAATCTGTCTGGCCACGCAGGAGCGGCAGGAAGCCGTGGCTGAACAGGCCAAAAAGACTGAGATGGTGATCGTGGTCGGTGATCCCCGGAGCAACAACTCCCGCCGTCTGGCTCAGGTGGCGAGGGAAGTGGCCGGTGTGGAGGCTCATCGGGTGAATGAAGTGACAGAGATCGACATCGAATGGTTGAAAGGAAAAAGCTACGTCGGAGTGACCGCCGGGGCTTCCACCCCGACACCGATCACCCGGGAAGTGATCAAGTTTCTGGAACAATTTGACGAAAATGATCCTTCCACATGGGAACCGGAACGGACGGTCCGTAAAGATAAATTGCTCCCTCCGGTTCGCAAGAAGCGCGCGACAAAGGAAGCCAAATGA
- the nagB gene encoding glucosamine-6-phosphate deaminase yields MISKSGIRVVAVSDYEELSREAARRIIAAVRQHPASVLGLATGSTPEGTYRELVRDHREKGTSYQQVTTFNLDEYVGLAANDPHSYHAYMEQHLFRHLDIPRGQTHLPDGTAEEPEVECRRYEEMIREAGGIDLQVLGIGVNGHIGFNEPGTPFSSETQVVQLAESTRQANQIHFEDPEQVPTHAITMGMATILRSRGILLLASGAKKAPVIQRLLTEAEITPDLPASILRSHEDVTLIADQEALSLVGTDLD; encoded by the coding sequence ATGATATCCAAATCCGGGATCCGGGTGGTGGCTGTTTCCGATTATGAGGAGTTGAGCCGGGAGGCAGCCCGGAGGATCATTGCGGCTGTCCGTCAACATCCTGCCTCAGTGCTCGGTTTGGCCACAGGGAGCACTCCTGAGGGAACCTATCGGGAATTGGTTCGTGACCACCGGGAAAAAGGGACCTCATATCAACAGGTGACCACGTTCAACCTGGACGAGTATGTGGGTTTGGCTGCGAATGATCCCCACAGTTACCATGCTTACATGGAACAGCACCTGTTTCGCCATCTCGACATCCCCCGGGGGCAGACGCATCTTCCCGACGGGACTGCAGAGGAACCGGAGGTGGAATGCCGCCGTTACGAGGAGATGATCCGGGAGGCCGGGGGAATCGATCTGCAAGTGTTGGGGATCGGGGTGAACGGCCATATCGGCTTTAATGAGCCGGGGACGCCATTCTCCAGTGAGACTCAGGTGGTGCAACTCGCCGAGTCCACCCGGCAGGCGAACCAAATCCATTTTGAAGATCCGGAACAGGTGCCCACCCATGCGATCACGATGGGAATGGCGACGATCCTCAGGAGCCGGGGCATTTTGCTTCTCGCCTCCGGAGCGAAGAAAGCCCCGGTGATCCAGCGCTTGCTGACGGAAGCAGAGATCACTCCCGATCTGCCCGCCTCCATCCTTCGCTCACATGAGGATGTGACCCTGATCGCAGATCAGGAGGCCCTCTCCCTGGTGGGGACGGATCTGGACTGA
- a CDS encoding FHIPEP family type III secretion protein, producing MSDWNLTDAYGEQKSEIISLELESRLYEHLLQDRDFTSQIQGLRKEVFHRLGVYLPSIRIRTLSSMDRGCYRIRVRGRCAAEGVLNPPLRFSDQPGEEEETPAIHPLQRTEGWWTEGDGESCAEIIIRHVRSVLNRRLDDLVTFDWVTRWLKQARSHNPELVKELESRRLTPGLLWSVMKQLAKERIPLSPFEELLEIILEYYLTHPHEGYTPPEWHQPHPAEIAKYVASKNKDRRRRRTAKQEGKVIGFSK from the coding sequence ATGTCAGACTGGAATTTGACCGATGCTTACGGTGAGCAGAAAAGCGAGATCATTTCGCTGGAGCTGGAATCCCGGTTGTATGAACACCTGTTGCAAGATCGGGATTTCACCTCACAGATCCAGGGACTTCGCAAGGAGGTATTTCACCGCTTGGGAGTCTATCTCCCTTCGATCCGGATCCGAACCCTTTCCTCCATGGATCGGGGCTGTTATAGGATCCGTGTACGCGGCAGATGCGCCGCTGAAGGGGTTCTCAATCCGCCCCTCCGGTTTTCCGACCAACCCGGAGAGGAAGAGGAGACTCCGGCCATTCATCCTTTGCAGCGGACCGAAGGTTGGTGGACTGAGGGGGACGGGGAGTCTTGCGCCGAAATCATCATCCGCCATGTCCGCTCCGTCCTGAACCGGCGTCTGGATGATCTGGTCACCTTCGATTGGGTGACCCGCTGGTTGAAGCAAGCCCGCTCTCACAATCCGGAACTGGTGAAGGAGTTGGAGTCCCGCCGTCTGACCCCCGGCCTGCTCTGGTCGGTGATGAAACAGTTGGCAAAGGAGCGGATCCCTCTCTCTCCCTTTGAGGAACTGTTGGAAATCATCCTGGAATATTACCTCACCCATCCCCATGAGGGGTACACTCCCCCGGAGTGGCACCAACCCCATCCGGCAGAGATCGCCAAATATGTGGCCTCCAAAAACAAGGACCGCCGCCGCCGCCGCACCGCCAAACAGGAAGGCAAGGTCATCGGCTTTTCAAAGTAA
- a CDS encoding winged helix-turn-helix transcriptional regulator: MPNQEHPCTPKLCPKFEFAFTLLGKRWTGLIIRVLLDGPKRFKEISTMIPGMSDKMLTERFRELEAAGVLTRNIFPETPVRIEYALTEKGKALKPVMDEVQTWAEEWLDPEDLSTNK; the protein is encoded by the coding sequence ATGCCAAATCAAGAACATCCCTGCACACCGAAACTGTGTCCCAAGTTTGAGTTCGCTTTTACACTCCTGGGTAAACGTTGGACCGGACTTATTATCCGGGTGTTGCTGGACGGCCCCAAACGTTTCAAAGAGATTTCCACGATGATCCCCGGTATGAGCGACAAGATGCTGACAGAGCGGTTCAGGGAATTGGAAGCGGCCGGGGTGCTGACACGGAACATCTTTCCGGAGACCCCTGTCCGGATCGAGTATGCTCTGACTGAAAAAGGAAAAGCGTTAAAACCGGTGATGGACGAGGTCCAAACCTGGGCGGAGGAATGGTTGGACCCGGAGGACCTCTCCACAAATAAATAG
- the fabI gene encoding enoyl-ACP reductase FabI, which translates to MKLMEGKRALIMGVANQRSIAWAIAKALHEQGAELAFTYQGERLEKKVKGLVDKEMPGSLCVPCDVTSDEDIRRAFDTIGQSWDRLDVMVHAIAFAKKEDLEVPYMETSRDGYALAQDISAYSLVTTANAARPLMKEGGSIITMTYMGSERVIPNYNVMGVAKAALETSVKYLAYDLGQENIRVNAISAGPLRTLAAKGVKDFNSMLHVVEERSPLRRGIDASEVGDTALFLASHMARGITGEVIHVDSGYNIMGM; encoded by the coding sequence ATGAAACTGATGGAAGGTAAACGGGCCCTCATCATGGGAGTGGCCAACCAGCGGAGCATCGCCTGGGCGATTGCCAAGGCGCTCCATGAACAGGGAGCGGAGCTGGCATTCACCTATCAGGGAGAGCGGTTGGAGAAAAAGGTAAAGGGTTTGGTGGACAAGGAGATGCCCGGTTCTCTGTGTGTCCCTTGTGATGTCACCTCTGACGAGGATATCCGTCGCGCCTTTGATACGATCGGTCAGAGCTGGGATCGGCTGGATGTAATGGTTCACGCCATTGCCTTCGCCAAGAAGGAAGATCTGGAGGTGCCTTATATGGAAACCTCCCGGGACGGATATGCCCTGGCCCAGGATATCAGTGCGTACTCTCTGGTGACCACGGCTAATGCCGCCCGCCCGCTGATGAAGGAAGGCGGGAGTATCATCACCATGACCTACATGGGTTCTGAGCGGGTCATTCCCAACTACAATGTGATGGGTGTCGCCAAAGCGGCCCTGGAAACCAGTGTGAAATACTTGGCTTATGATCTGGGACAGGAAAACATCCGGGTCAATGCCATATCAGCGGGCCCGCTCCGCACCTTGGCCGCCAAGGGGGTCAAGGATTTCAACTCGATGCTTCACGTGGTGGAAGAACGTTCCCCGTTGCGCCGGGGGATCGATGCCTCCGAAGTGGGGGATACCGCCTTGTTTTTGGCCAGCCATATGGCCCG
- a CDS encoding DUF1811 family protein, translating into MIQYSNMSREELEEEIRRLEMEESRARRSAMPGEEAVIRQKINFAKSYLTDPDTIRPGDRFAVEGDSRLFEVEYLRGVMAWGRWQDEQVLSALPIGILIPAPPHD; encoded by the coding sequence ATGATTCAATACAGTAACATGAGCCGCGAGGAATTGGAGGAAGAGATCCGGCGGCTGGAAATGGAGGAAAGCCGGGCCCGCCGATCCGCAATGCCTGGTGAAGAGGCGGTGATCCGGCAAAAGATCAACTTTGCCAAGTCCTACCTGACCGATCCGGATACCATCCGGCCCGGGGATCGGTTTGCAGTTGAAGGAGACTCCCGCCTGTTTGAGGTGGAGTATCTGAGAGGTGTGATGGCCTGGGGGCGTTGGCAAGATGAACAGGTCCTCTCCGCCCTGCCCATCGGCATCTTAATACCGGCCCCCCCTCATGATTGA